A section of the Citrobacter farmeri genome encodes:
- the hisIE gene encoding bifunctional phosphoribosyl-AMP cyclohydrolase/phosphoribosyl-ATP diphosphatase HisIE, giving the protein MLTEQQRSQLDWEKTDGLMPVVVQHAVSGEVLMLGYMNPDALDKTLATGKVTFFSRTKQRLWTKGETSGNFLNVVSIAPDCDNDTLLVLVDPIGPTCHKGTSSCFGETSHQWLFLYQLEQLLAGRKTADPASSYTAKLYASGTKRIAQKVGEEGVETALAATVHDRFELTNEASDLMYHLLVLLQDQDLDLTTVIENLRKRHQ; this is encoded by the coding sequence ATGTTAACAGAGCAACAACGCAGCCAACTGGACTGGGAAAAAACCGACGGACTGATGCCTGTCGTCGTGCAGCACGCGGTGTCCGGTGAAGTGTTGATGCTGGGATATATGAACCCAGACGCGCTGGATAAAACCCTTGCAACCGGCAAAGTCACTTTCTTCTCGCGCACCAAACAACGCCTGTGGACTAAAGGCGAGACGTCGGGCAACTTTCTGAACGTCGTCAGCATTGCGCCAGACTGTGATAACGATACCCTGTTGGTACTGGTGGATCCGATCGGCCCCACCTGCCATAAAGGTACCAGCAGTTGCTTCGGTGAAACCAGCCACCAGTGGCTGTTCCTGTATCAACTTGAACAGCTGTTAGCCGGGCGAAAAACGGCCGATCCGGCGAGTTCCTATACCGCAAAGCTGTATGCCAGTGGTACCAAGCGCATCGCTCAAAAAGTGGGTGAAGAAGGTGTTGAAACCGCGCTGGCAGCCACAGTGCATGACCGTTTCGAACTGACCAATGAAGCGTCGGATTTGATGTATCACCTGTTGGTTCTGCTGCAGGATCAGGATCTCGACCTGACGACGGTCATTGAGAATCTGCGCAAGCGGCATCAGTGA
- the hisA gene encoding 1-(5-phosphoribosyl)-5-[(5-phosphoribosylamino)methylideneamino]imidazole-4-carboxamide isomerase, with product MIIPALDLIDGTVVRLHQGDYAQQRDYGSDPLPRLQDYAAQGAEVLHLVDLTGAKDPAKRQIPLIKTLVAGVNVPVQVGGGVRTEDDVAALLAAGVARVVIGSTAVKSPEKVKGWFERFGADALVLALDVRIDEQGNKQVAVSGWQENSGISLEELVETYLPVGLKHVLCTDISRDGTLAGSNVSLYEEVCKKYPQVAFQSSGGIGDINDVAALRGTGVRGVIVGRALLEGKFTVKEAIQCWQNV from the coding sequence ATGATTATTCCGGCTTTAGATTTGATCGACGGCACCGTCGTACGTCTCCATCAGGGCGATTACGCGCAACAGCGTGATTACGGCAGCGATCCACTACCGCGCTTGCAGGATTACGCGGCGCAAGGTGCTGAGGTGCTACATCTGGTTGATTTAACCGGCGCGAAAGATCCGGCGAAACGGCAGATCCCACTGATTAAAACCCTGGTCGCGGGCGTGAACGTGCCGGTTCAGGTGGGCGGTGGCGTACGCACCGAAGACGACGTCGCGGCGCTGCTGGCGGCGGGTGTCGCTCGCGTGGTGATTGGCTCCACGGCGGTAAAGTCGCCGGAAAAGGTGAAGGGCTGGTTCGAGCGTTTTGGCGCCGACGCGCTGGTTCTCGCGCTGGATGTACGCATTGATGAGCAGGGAAACAAGCAGGTAGCCGTGAGCGGTTGGCAGGAGAACTCCGGCATTTCGCTCGAAGAACTGGTGGAAACCTATCTACCCGTAGGCCTGAAACATGTGCTCTGTACGGATATTTCTCGCGACGGCACGCTGGCGGGCTCAAACGTCTCTTTGTATGAAGAGGTATGCAAAAAATATCCACAGGTGGCCTTTCAGTCCTCCGGGGGGATCGGTGATATCAATGATGTCGCTGCACTGCGCGGAACTGGCGTGCGCGGCGTGATCGTCGGACGTGCGCTGCTGGAAGGTAAATTCACCGTTAAGGAGGCGATCCAATGCTGGCAAAACGTATAA
- the hisF gene encoding imidazole glycerol phosphate synthase subunit HisF produces MLAKRIIPCLDVRDGQVVKGVQFRNHEIIGDIVPLAKRYADEGADELVFYDITASSDGRVVDKSWVSRVAEVIDIPFCVAGGIKSVDDAAKILSFGADKISINSPALADPTLITRLADRFGVQCIVVGIDTWFDAQTGKYHVNQYTGDESRTRVTTWETLDWVQEVQKRGAGEIVLNMMNQDGVRNGYDLEQLKKVRAVCHVPLIASGGAGTMEHFLEAFRDADVDGALAASVFHKQIINIGELKAYLATQGVEIRIC; encoded by the coding sequence ATGCTGGCAAAACGTATAATCCCGTGCCTCGACGTTCGCGACGGTCAGGTCGTAAAAGGTGTGCAGTTTCGCAATCACGAAATCATCGGCGACATCGTCCCGCTGGCGAAACGCTATGCCGATGAAGGTGCCGATGAGCTTGTGTTCTACGACATCACGGCCTCCAGCGACGGTCGGGTAGTCGATAAAAGCTGGGTTTCGCGCGTCGCGGAAGTGATCGACATTCCTTTCTGCGTAGCGGGCGGGATTAAGTCGGTCGACGATGCCGCCAAAATTCTCTCGTTTGGCGCAGATAAAATCTCTATCAACTCGCCGGCGCTGGCTGACCCGACGCTGATTACCCGTCTGGCTGACCGCTTTGGCGTGCAATGCATCGTGGTCGGTATTGATACCTGGTTTGACGCGCAAACCGGCAAATATCATGTTAATCAGTATACCGGCGACGAAAGCCGTACCCGCGTCACCACCTGGGAAACCCTCGACTGGGTACAGGAAGTGCAAAAACGCGGTGCCGGAGAAATCGTCCTTAACATGATGAACCAGGACGGCGTGCGTAATGGCTACGACCTGGAACAGTTGAAAAAAGTGCGTGCAGTGTGCCATGTGCCGCTGATTGCATCCGGTGGTGCTGGCACTATGGAACACTTCCTTGAGGCCTTCCGCGATGCAGATGTCGATGGTGCGCTTGCCGCCTCCGTCTTCCACAAACAGATCATTAATATTGGTGAATTAAAAGCGTACCTGGCAACGCAGGGCGTGGAGATCAGGATATGTTAA
- the wzzB gene encoding LPS O-antigen chain length determinant protein WzzB, with product MTVENNNMSGRSNEPGQIDLIDIVAQLWRGKVTIIVCAVFTILLAALYLVQATERWTSSAIITQPDAGQIGSYTNAISVLYGKDAPKINDVQSEVIGRFSSAFSALAETLSNQEKPEKLTIDSYVKGQPLPLKIAYQDNSAEAAQRAVAKYIQQVDEVVSKEINADLSMSIATRISDLEQSLEAQEKVAREQKSQRLAQINQALAVAKQANIKLPQVQQADQLSQDTMFMLGSEALSSMVNNEATRPLTFSDDYYQTRQNLLAVKALKIDPESIHAYRYVMKPTLPIRRDSPKRAITLILAALLGGMIGAGVVLGRNALRDYKPKAQ from the coding sequence ATGACAGTGGAAAATAACAACATGTCCGGGCGTAGCAACGAACCGGGACAGATTGATTTAATTGATATTGTAGCTCAATTATGGCGTGGTAAGGTGACCATCATTGTTTGTGCCGTGTTCACGATTTTGCTTGCGGCACTCTATCTGGTTCAGGCAACAGAGAGGTGGACGTCAAGCGCAATCATCACGCAGCCCGATGCAGGGCAAATCGGCAGTTATACTAATGCGATAAGCGTACTGTATGGCAAAGATGCACCGAAAATTAACGATGTACAGTCAGAGGTTATTGGCCGTTTCAGTTCCGCTTTTTCTGCACTTGCCGAAACGCTTTCCAATCAGGAAAAGCCCGAAAAACTGACTATCGACTCATATGTTAAAGGTCAGCCTTTACCGTTGAAAATCGCTTATCAGGACAATAGCGCAGAGGCTGCGCAAAGAGCCGTTGCAAAATATATCCAACAGGTGGACGAGGTGGTTTCGAAGGAGATCAATGCCGACCTGTCAATGAGTATAGCCACCCGTATTTCCGATTTAGAGCAATCGCTGGAAGCGCAGGAAAAAGTGGCGAGAGAGCAAAAATCACAACGTCTTGCGCAAATTAATCAGGCACTTGCTGTCGCTAAACAGGCTAACATCAAACTGCCTCAAGTTCAGCAGGCCGACCAGCTCTCCCAGGACACTATGTTTATGCTGGGGAGCGAGGCGCTTTCTTCCATGGTCAACAACGAAGCGACTCGCCCGTTAACCTTTTCCGATGACTACTACCAGACCCGTCAGAACCTGCTAGCGGTTAAGGCTCTGAAAATTGACCCGGAAAGCATTCATGCTTACCGTTATGTGATGAAGCCGACGTTGCCGATTCGTCGCGACAGTCCGAAAAGGGCTATCACTCTGATACTGGCGGCACTGCTCGGTGGAATGATTGGTGCTGGCGTGGTGCTGGGACGTAACGCGCTGCGCGACTACAAACCCAAAGCGCAGTAA